In a single window of the Ancylobacter polymorphus genome:
- the ligD gene encoding DNA ligase D, giving the protein MALEVYRRKRDFTRTQEPQGSESAAAGHAYLIQKHAARRLHYDLRLELDGVLKSWAVTKGPSLVPGEKRLAVHVEDHPLDYGSFEGTIPKGEYGGGTVMLWDTGSWEPIGDPARGYNKGHLEFALHGEKLSGRWHLVRMGKRRGEKADNWLLIKAEDAAARPEGAPDILEERPESVKTGRSMDAIAKGETVAADPPAAPAPTKARAARTRTPAAKKAPASQPLPAFIEPQLATLVSKAPVGKSWIHEIKFDGYRLQARIDNSAKGKGRVKLLTRSGLDWTPRFGPALVAALETLPVEDALIDGELVVENSAGVSNFSLLQKDLAEGSSDRFIYYAFDLLHLDGRDLTGAPLRRRKEMLEQLLAKAGDGLRYSEHLAEDGDAMLRHACRLSLEGLVSKRADAPYRPGRGKEWVKSKCAFRQEFVIGGFTPSTAQKNAIGSLVLGVYQAGNLTSVGRVGTGFSRELARDLHARLAKIARDRSPFGKTLTAEERRGVTFVAPELVAEVEFRGWTGDQHLRHAAFRGLREDKPAREIVRETPVEGEAMAAKSDAPRSRVKLTHPDRIYWPAEGITKQGLADYYAEIWRFIAPFVVARPLALLRCPDGIEGQAFFQKHSWRGMNKAIKVTKDKDGEELLHIDDLDGLIALVQSGALEIHPWGAPLIDIERPDQLIFDLDPGEAVGWDGVVAGAREIRARLEAQGLPAFVKTSGGKGLHVVVPLEPKATWETAKPFAKALADAMAADDPDHYIAVATKARRKGRIFIDYLRNGRGATAVAAYCPRARPGAGVSMPVAWDELDALTGGAQFTLTEAPARLANLAADPWADFRAAAVPLPTARTGKGQGRKA; this is encoded by the coding sequence ATGGCGCTGGAAGTCTACCGCCGCAAGCGCGACTTCACCCGCACGCAGGAGCCGCAGGGCAGCGAAAGCGCCGCTGCCGGCCATGCCTATCTCATCCAGAAACATGCCGCCCGGCGCCTGCATTACGACCTTCGGCTGGAATTGGACGGCGTGCTCAAGAGCTGGGCCGTTACCAAGGGGCCGAGCCTGGTGCCGGGCGAGAAGCGCCTCGCCGTGCATGTGGAAGACCATCCGCTCGACTATGGCAGCTTCGAGGGCACGATCCCCAAGGGCGAATATGGCGGCGGCACCGTCATGCTGTGGGATACCGGCAGCTGGGAGCCGATCGGCGATCCCGCGCGCGGCTACAACAAGGGTCATCTCGAATTCGCGCTGCACGGCGAGAAGCTCAGCGGCCGCTGGCATCTGGTGCGAATGGGCAAGCGCCGGGGCGAGAAGGCGGACAATTGGCTGCTCATCAAGGCTGAGGACGCGGCCGCCCGGCCCGAAGGCGCGCCGGATATTCTTGAGGAAAGGCCGGAGTCGGTGAAGACCGGCCGCAGCATGGACGCCATCGCCAAGGGCGAGACGGTCGCCGCCGACCCGCCCGCAGCGCCCGCGCCGACCAAGGCCAGGGCGGCGCGAACCCGGACGCCTGCAGCGAAAAAGGCGCCCGCTTCGCAACCTTTGCCCGCCTTCATCGAGCCGCAGCTGGCGACGCTGGTGTCCAAGGCGCCCGTGGGCAAGAGCTGGATCCACGAGATCAAGTTCGACGGCTATCGGCTGCAGGCGCGGATCGACAACAGCGCCAAGGGCAAGGGCCGGGTGAAGCTGCTCACGCGCTCCGGTCTCGACTGGACCCCGCGTTTCGGGCCGGCTCTGGTGGCGGCGCTGGAGACGTTGCCCGTGGAGGACGCGCTGATCGACGGCGAACTGGTGGTGGAGAACAGTGCCGGCGTGTCGAATTTCAGCCTGCTGCAGAAGGACCTCGCGGAAGGGTCCTCAGACCGTTTCATCTATTACGCCTTCGACCTCCTGCATCTCGACGGACGTGACCTCACTGGCGCACCGCTCCGGCGCCGCAAGGAGATGCTGGAACAATTGCTGGCCAAGGCCGGGGATGGTCTGCGCTACAGTGAGCATCTGGCGGAGGATGGCGATGCCATGCTGCGCCATGCTTGCCGGCTCAGCCTGGAAGGGCTGGTGTCAAAACGGGCGGACGCCCCCTATCGCCCCGGCCGCGGCAAGGAGTGGGTGAAGTCGAAATGCGCCTTCCGCCAGGAGTTCGTCATTGGCGGCTTCACGCCTTCCACGGCGCAGAAAAATGCCATCGGCTCGCTGGTGCTTGGCGTCTATCAGGCGGGCAACCTCACGTCCGTCGGCCGGGTCGGCACCGGCTTCTCGCGCGAACTGGCCCGCGATCTTCATGCCCGGCTGGCAAAGATTGCCCGCGACCGCAGCCCCTTCGGTAAGACGCTGACGGCGGAGGAACGGCGCGGCGTCACCTTCGTGGCACCCGAACTCGTCGCTGAAGTGGAGTTTCGCGGCTGGACCGGCGACCAGCATCTGCGCCACGCCGCTTTTCGTGGCTTGCGCGAGGATAAGCCGGCGCGCGAGATCGTCCGTGAGACCCCCGTGGAGGGCGAGGCCATGGCTGCGAAAAGCGACGCGCCGCGTTCGCGGGTGAAGCTGACCCATCCCGACCGCATCTACTGGCCGGCGGAGGGCATCACCAAGCAGGGCCTCGCCGACTATTACGCCGAGATCTGGCGCTTCATCGCCCCCTTCGTCGTCGCCCGGCCGCTGGCGTTGCTGCGCTGCCCGGACGGCATAGAGGGGCAGGCCTTCTTCCAGAAGCACTCCTGGCGCGGCATGAACAAGGCGATCAAGGTCACCAAGGACAAGGATGGCGAGGAGCTTCTGCATATTGACGACCTCGACGGGCTGATCGCCCTCGTTCAGTCCGGCGCGCTGGAAATCCACCCCTGGGGCGCGCCGCTTATCGACATCGAGCGGCCGGACCAGCTCATTTTCGACCTCGACCCCGGCGAGGCCGTGGGATGGGACGGCGTGGTGGCTGGTGCACGCGAAATCCGCGCCCGGCTGGAGGCGCAGGGCCTGCCGGCCTTCGTCAAGACCTCCGGCGGCAAGGGTCTACATGTGGTGGTTCCGCTGGAGCCGAAGGCTACCTGGGAGACCGCCAAGCCTTTCGCCAAGGCGCTGGCCGACGCGATGGCCGCCGACGATCCCGACCATTACATCGCCGTGGCCACCAAGGCCCGCCGCAAGGGGCGCATCTTCATAGACTACCTGCGCAACGGGCGCGGCGCCACGGCGGTAGCGGCCTATTGCCCGCGCGCGCGGCCCGGCGCCGGCGTTTCCATGCCGGTGGCGTGGGACGAACTCGACGCACTCACCGGCGGCGCGCAGTTCACCCTCACCGAGGCGCCGGCCCGGCTCGCCAATCTCGCTGCCGACCCCTGGGCGGATTTCCGCGCCGCTGCCGTACCTCTTCCCACCGCCCGCACCGGCAAGGGCCAGGGGAGGAAAGCCTGA
- a CDS encoding Ku protein — protein sequence MAARATWKGYLRLGELVCGVGLYTAVSASDRVSLHMVNRKTGNRLSRRFVDSDTGEVVERDEQVKGYEVDSGHFVVLEPDEIAEVTPKGDKALTIESFLPCHEVDDLYLDRPYYLRPVDDASEASFAVIREGLRKKKVAAVASAVLFRRPRSLLIRAYDEGIIATTLHYDYEVRSAEEAFEDIAEIKMEPEMLDLARHIIDTKSGRFQPETFDDRYDDALAELVKAKMEGRKIAPPKKPAAKVVSLLDALRESAGLSGEKAPAGKKSGTGKAGEKAAPKKSAARKSTRTPTRKAG from the coding sequence ATGGCCGCGCGCGCGACATGGAAAGGTTATCTCCGGCTTGGCGAGCTGGTCTGCGGCGTCGGGCTCTACACGGCGGTGAGCGCCAGCGACCGGGTGAGCCTGCATATGGTCAACCGCAAGACCGGCAACCGCCTCTCCCGCCGCTTCGTCGATTCGGACACCGGCGAGGTGGTCGAGCGCGACGAGCAGGTAAAGGGTTATGAGGTGGATTCCGGCCATTTCGTCGTGCTGGAACCGGATGAGATCGCCGAAGTGACGCCGAAGGGCGACAAGGCGCTGACCATTGAGAGCTTCCTGCCCTGCCATGAGGTCGACGACCTCTATTTGGACCGCCCCTATTATCTGCGCCCGGTCGATGATGCCTCCGAAGCAAGCTTCGCGGTCATTCGCGAGGGGCTGCGGAAGAAGAAAGTCGCGGCGGTCGCCAGCGCTGTGCTGTTCCGCCGCCCGCGCAGCCTGCTGATCCGCGCCTATGACGAGGGCATCATCGCCACCACGCTGCATTATGACTACGAGGTGCGTTCGGCGGAGGAGGCGTTCGAGGACATCGCCGAGATCAAGATGGAGCCGGAAATGCTCGATCTCGCCCGCCACATCATCGACACCAAATCCGGCCGCTTCCAGCCCGAGACCTTCGACGACCGCTATGACGACGCGCTTGCCGAATTGGTCAAGGCCAAGATGGAAGGCCGCAAGATCGCCCCGCCGAAGAAGCCGGCGGCCAAGGTGGTGAGCCTGCTCGACGCGCTGCGCGAGAGCGCGGGGCTTTCGGGTGAGAAAGCCCCGGCGGGCAAGAAGAGTGGCACCGGAAAGGCCGGAGAAAAGGCGGCGCCGAAGAAGTCCGCCGCCCGCAAGAGCACCCGCACCCCCACCCGCAAGGCCGGGTGA
- a CDS encoding type 1 glutamine amidotransferase domain-containing protein yields the protein MAKIAEARILIISANGFEQSELMVPRDELRAAGARVEVASPDGKAIRGWKGEDWGESVDADTALGSVKPQDYDALVIPGGQINPDLLRVNKEAMSIVRAFLDSGKVVAAICHGPWLLVEADAVRGRTVTSYASIRTDVKNAGGNWVDREVAVDKGIITSRSPADLKAFVAKIIEEIGEGRHERKVA from the coding sequence ATGGCGAAAATCGCCGAAGCGCGCATCCTCATCATTTCCGCCAACGGTTTCGAACAGTCGGAACTGATGGTACCGCGCGACGAATTGCGCGCCGCCGGCGCCCGAGTCGAGGTGGCAAGCCCGGACGGCAAGGCCATTCGCGGCTGGAAGGGCGAGGATTGGGGCGAAAGCGTCGATGCCGACACTGCGCTTGGTTCGGTGAAGCCGCAGGACTATGACGCGCTGGTCATTCCCGGCGGCCAGATCAACCCGGACCTCCTGCGCGTCAACAAGGAAGCGATGTCCATCGTTCGCGCCTTCCTCGACAGCGGCAAGGTGGTGGCCGCCATCTGCCACGGCCCGTGGCTGCTGGTGGAAGCCGACGCCGTGCGCGGGCGCACCGTGACCTCCTATGCCTCGATCCGCACCGATGTGAAGAATGCCGGCGGCAACTGGGTCGACCGCGAGGTGGCGGTGGACAAGGGCATCATCACCAGTCGCTCTCCGGCCGATCTGAAGGCCTTCGTCGCCAAGATCATCGAGGAGATCGGCGAGGGCCGGCACGAACGCAAGGTGGCGTGA
- a CDS encoding DUF72 domain-containing protein has protein sequence MSETGAPEEPSTGQSRRRAAIRIGVSGWTYAPWRGHFYPKGLTQARELSYAARQFPTLEINGTFYGLQRPEVFERWAQSTPDAFVFAVKGSRFITHTKRLRDVRLPLANFLASGLLNLGVKMGPLLWQLPPTLRFDPALIGEFLALLPKDTEAAARLAGQHDARVDGRAAVDIDFSRPLRHAVEIRHESFRTSAFVDLLREHGVALVCADTVKWPRLMDLTADFAYCRLHGSTELYRSRYPDDELALWAQRIGAWAEGKEMPDGDFAGAPTLDRRRREVFVFFDNTDKRHAPEDARRLMEMLDLRWEAGEEPAG, from the coding sequence ATGTCCGAGACAGGCGCGCCCGAAGAGCCCAGCACCGGGCAGTCCCGCCGTCGCGCGGCGATCCGCATCGGCGTCTCAGGCTGGACCTATGCCCCCTGGCGTGGCCATTTCTACCCCAAGGGCCTGACGCAGGCGCGCGAGCTTTCCTACGCGGCCCGCCAGTTCCCCACACTGGAGATCAACGGCACCTTCTATGGCCTCCAGCGTCCGGAGGTGTTTGAGCGGTGGGCACAGTCGACGCCGGACGCTTTCGTCTTCGCGGTGAAGGGTTCGCGCTTCATCACCCACACCAAGCGCCTGCGCGATGTGCGCCTACCGCTCGCGAACTTTCTCGCTTCCGGCCTGCTCAATCTTGGCGTGAAGATGGGGCCGCTGCTCTGGCAATTGCCACCGACGCTGCGCTTCGATCCCGCCCTGATCGGGGAATTCCTCGCCCTCCTGCCGAAGGACACCGAAGCCGCTGCCCGGCTTGCCGGCCAGCATGACGCGCGGGTCGACGGCCGCGCCGCCGTCGATATCGACTTCAGCCGCCCGCTGCGCCATGCGGTGGAAATCCGCCATGAGAGCTTTCGCACATCTGCCTTTGTCGATCTGCTGCGCGAACATGGTGTCGCTCTGGTCTGCGCCGACACGGTGAAGTGGCCTCGGCTGATGGATCTCACCGCCGACTTTGCCTATTGCCGCCTGCACGGATCGACCGAGCTCTACCGCTCGCGCTATCCCGACGACGAACTCGCGCTGTGGGCGCAGCGCATCGGCGCCTGGGCCGAGGGCAAGGAGATGCCGGACGGCGATTTCGCCGGTGCGCCGACGCTGGACCGCCGCCGCCGCGAGGTTTTCGTGTTCTTCGACAATACCGACAAGCGGCACGCGCCCGAGGATGCCCGTCGCCTCATGGAGATGCTGGACCTGCGCTGGGAGGCGGGCGAGGAGCCTGCGGGCTGA
- a CDS encoding glucose 1-dehydrogenase, whose translation MLDHPRPPFREQQQPMPGRTEAMSPRPDHGEESYKGSGRLEGMKALITGADSGIGRAVALAYAREGADVLISYLDEHEDAEATAALVREAGRQAVLVPGDIQHAQHCRALVDKAVEAFGRVDILVNNAAHQATFDDITDIPDEEWDLTFKVNIHAMFYLTKAAVPHMKPGSAIINTASINSDKPNPSLLAYATTKGAIQNFTAGLAQMLAEKGIRANAVAPGPIWTPLIPATMPAEKVAQFGEQVPMKRPGQPAELATAYVMLADPLSSYVSGATIAVTGGAPMI comes from the coding sequence ATGCTCGACCACCCGCGCCCGCCGTTTAGGGAACAGCAGCAGCCCATGCCCGGGCGGACCGAGGCCATGTCGCCGCGTCCCGACCATGGCGAAGAGAGCTATAAGGGCTCCGGCCGGCTGGAGGGGATGAAGGCGCTTATCACCGGCGCCGATAGCGGCATCGGCCGCGCCGTCGCTCTCGCCTATGCCCGCGAAGGCGCCGATGTGCTGATCTCCTATCTGGACGAGCACGAGGACGCCGAGGCCACGGCCGCGCTGGTGCGCGAGGCGGGCCGGCAGGCGGTGCTGGTACCGGGCGACATCCAGCATGCCCAGCATTGCCGCGCGCTGGTGGACAAGGCGGTCGAGGCTTTCGGCCGCGTCGACATCCTCGTCAACAACGCCGCGCATCAGGCAACCTTTGACGACATCACCGACATTCCCGACGAGGAATGGGACCTGACCTTCAAGGTCAACATCCACGCAATGTTCTATCTCACCAAGGCGGCGGTGCCGCACATGAAGCCCGGCAGCGCCATCATCAACACCGCGTCGATCAATTCCGACAAGCCGAACCCCAGCCTGTTGGCCTATGCCACCACCAAGGGCGCAATCCAGAACTTCACCGCCGGGCTCGCGCAGATGCTGGCGGAGAAGGGCATCCGCGCCAATGCGGTGGCACCCGGGCCGATCTGGACCCCGCTTATCCCCGCCACCATGCCGGCGGAGAAAGTGGCGCAGTTCGGCGAGCAGGTGCCGATGAAGCGCCCGGGCCAGCCGGCGGAACTCGCCACCGCCTATGTGATGCTGGCCGATCCGCTGTCCAGCTACGTCTCCGGCGCCACCATCGCGGTGACCGGCGGCGCGCCGATGATCTGA
- the mdoH gene encoding glucans biosynthesis glucosyltransferase MdoH, with translation MEGAAGADHSPALPPESPLAMPVQPLGRVPGASAPGPRPASLLFRRAFVISGTAALTVLAANEMYRVLDVGGVTLLEYLVLCLFVLLFAWIGFAFTNAVLGLYGLLRGPDGTLGIATAGPRPALSARHALLLPVYNEDPGRVLAGLEATCESLDATGAGAQFDVFILSDTTDPDVWVAEEAGFLPLRARWGRAGGLFYRRRPRNTGRKAGNIAEWVTRFGGAYESFLILDADSVMTGDCIVRLAAAMEANPTAGLIQTLPVIVGGRTLFARLQQFAGRLYGPLIAQGLASWSGPESNYWGHNAMIRTRAFAEGAGLPELKGPKPFGGHILSHDFIEAALMRRRGWGMQMVPWLQGSYEEGPPTLTDLAVRDRRWCQGNLQHIAVLPARGLHPVSRLHLLTGIGSYLTAPLWLVMLLAGLATALQARFVPPDYFPSGFSLFPAWPAQDPVRAVQVFIGTMAVLLLPKLFAYGALLASRFHRRAFGGGTLTLAGLLAETLISGLLAPVTMFTQSMAVVGILAGRDGGWQPQRRDDDHIDTASVVRFFLPHTLAGWLLGAAALSISLPLFLWMAPVVLGLALAIPLVLWTGSTRASLAALFCTPEEREPPPVLRRARELRQAARLAAPTEAVARLATAPELLAFHRAQLTDGERRRGDYTPERLIAVAKIADAESLEAALAALTPREKAAGLGDFHALDALLALTRDPAGHL, from the coding sequence ATGGAGGGCGCGGCAGGCGCTGATCACTCCCCCGCCTTGCCGCCGGAATCGCCGCTGGCCATGCCCGTGCAACCGCTCGGGCGGGTGCCGGGTGCGTCGGCACCCGGGCCGCGCCCGGCGTCGCTTCTGTTCCGCCGCGCCTTCGTCATCAGCGGCACAGCGGCGTTGACCGTACTTGCGGCGAACGAAATGTATCGTGTGCTGGATGTCGGCGGCGTCACCCTGCTCGAATATCTCGTGCTCTGCCTGTTTGTGCTGCTGTTTGCCTGGATCGGCTTTGCCTTCACCAATGCGGTGCTTGGCCTATACGGCCTGCTGCGCGGCCCCGATGGAACGCTCGGTATCGCCACGGCGGGGCCACGGCCGGCCCTGAGCGCGCGCCATGCGCTGCTGCTGCCCGTTTACAACGAAGACCCGGGCCGTGTGCTGGCCGGGTTGGAAGCGACCTGTGAATCGCTCGACGCCACCGGGGCAGGGGCGCAGTTCGATGTGTTCATTCTCAGCGACACCACCGATCCCGATGTGTGGGTGGCCGAGGAGGCGGGCTTTCTACCATTGCGTGCCCGGTGGGGCCGCGCCGGCGGCCTGTTCTACCGCCGCCGTCCCCGCAACACCGGGCGCAAGGCCGGCAATATCGCGGAATGGGTGACCCGCTTCGGCGGTGCTTATGAGAGCTTCCTCATTCTCGACGCCGACAGCGTGATGACCGGCGACTGCATTGTGCGCCTGGCTGCGGCCATGGAGGCCAATCCCACCGCAGGCCTCATCCAGACACTTCCGGTCATTGTCGGCGGACGAACCCTCTTCGCCCGCCTGCAGCAATTCGCGGGGAGGCTCTATGGCCCCCTCATCGCCCAGGGGCTCGCCAGCTGGAGTGGGCCGGAGAGCAATTACTGGGGCCATAACGCCATGATCCGCACGCGCGCCTTTGCCGAAGGCGCGGGGCTGCCGGAACTCAAGGGTCCAAAGCCTTTCGGCGGCCATATCCTCAGCCATGATTTCATCGAGGCGGCGCTGATGCGCCGGCGCGGCTGGGGCATGCAAATGGTGCCCTGGCTGCAAGGCTCCTATGAGGAGGGGCCGCCGACGTTGACCGATCTCGCGGTGCGCGACCGGCGCTGGTGCCAGGGCAATCTCCAGCACATCGCCGTGCTGCCGGCGCGCGGGCTGCACCCGGTGAGCCGGCTGCACCTTCTTACCGGCATCGGCTCCTACCTCACCGCCCCGCTCTGGCTGGTGATGCTGCTGGCCGGGCTCGCCACAGCCCTGCAGGCGCGTTTCGTGCCGCCGGACTATTTCCCATCAGGCTTCTCGCTGTTTCCGGCGTGGCCGGCGCAGGATCCGGTGCGGGCCGTGCAGGTGTTCATCGGCACCATGGCGGTGCTGTTGCTGCCGAAGCTGTTCGCCTATGGCGCCCTGCTGGCCTCCCGTTTCCATCGTCGCGCCTTCGGCGGCGGGACACTCACGCTGGCGGGACTGCTGGCGGAAACACTCATCTCTGGCCTGCTCGCACCCGTGACGATGTTCACCCAGTCCATGGCCGTTGTCGGCATATTGGCCGGGCGCGACGGCGGCTGGCAGCCGCAGCGCCGCGATGATGACCACATCGACACCGCCTCGGTGGTGCGGTTCTTCCTGCCGCATACGCTGGCGGGATGGTTGCTTGGCGCTGCCGCGCTCAGCATCTCGCTGCCGCTGTTTCTCTGGATGGCCCCCGTCGTGCTCGGCCTCGCTCTCGCCATTCCGCTGGTGCTGTGGACCGGAAGCACCCGTGCGTCTCTGGCGGCTTTGTTCTGCACGCCTGAAGAGCGCGAGCCGCCGCCTGTGCTGCGGCGGGCGCGGGAGTTGCGGCAGGCTGCCAGGCTCGCCGCTCCCACGGAGGCCGTTGCCCGTCTCGCGACCGCGCCGGAGCTGCTGGCTTTCCACCGCGCCCAACTCACTGATGGCGAGAGGCGGCGTGGCGACTACACGCCGGAACGGCTTATCGCCGTGGCAAAGATCGCGGATGCGGAAAGCCTCGAAGCCGCGCTCGCCGCGCTTACCCCGCGCGAGAAAGCGGCGGGGCTCGGCGATTTCCACGCGCTCGATGCCCTGCTCGCGCTGACGCGCGACCCCGCAGGGCATTTGTGA
- a CDS encoding glucan biosynthesis protein, with protein MHRRHLLLGMGLLALAPVPLSRLGISEAFSEEEDDGAPFDAQTVRQLARDLATKPYQPADGRLPRALDALSYDDYRNIRFNVERSLWRTESTGFQAQLFHRGFLFRDRVDVYQVADGKAHRIAYDPGMFRFEHGVAQPPDRTDLGFSGFRLHGPINRPDYFDEIAAFQGASYFRAVGKGQIYGSSARGLAVKTGDAGGEEFPAFRAFWLERPRAGVDSLVVHAMLDSPSATAAHRFTIRPGETTLMSVEMTVYPRVDIDQVGIGALTSMFMFGPNDRAGVDDFRPMVCDANGLAIVTGSGERLWRPLSNPQRLQISSFAVSDLRGFGLMQRQRSFFDYQDLEARYERRPSVWVEPIGDWGDGSVMLIEIPTPEEVHDNIVAFWRPREPLRKGREYSTTYRVHWGWSGPDRSDVGRFVATRVGGNGDRRLFVLDVVGDQVKDLPKENLAARVTAGSGEVRDVVLQQNPETGGWRISFVLEPRGATLAELRADLLRGEERLAETWVYRWTA; from the coding sequence ATGCATCGACGTCACCTGTTGCTGGGAATGGGGCTCCTGGCGCTGGCGCCGGTGCCGCTCAGCCGCCTTGGGATCAGCGAGGCATTCTCGGAAGAAGAGGATGACGGCGCGCCCTTCGATGCGCAGACCGTCCGGCAGCTGGCGCGCGACCTGGCGACGAAGCCCTATCAGCCCGCCGATGGCCGGCTGCCGCGGGCGCTCGACGCGCTCAGCTATGACGATTACCGCAACATCCGCTTCAACGTGGAGCGATCGCTGTGGCGCACGGAGAGCACGGGCTTTCAGGCCCAGCTCTTTCATCGGGGCTTTCTGTTCCGCGACCGCGTGGATGTGTACCAGGTGGCCGACGGCAAGGCGCATCGCATCGCCTATGATCCCGGCATGTTTCGCTTCGAGCATGGGGTTGCGCAGCCGCCGGACAGGACGGACCTCGGCTTCTCCGGCTTCCGCCTGCATGGCCCGATCAACCGGCCGGACTATTTCGACGAAATCGCCGCCTTCCAGGGCGCCAGCTATTTCCGCGCGGTCGGAAAGGGGCAGATTTACGGGTCCTCGGCCCGCGGGCTGGCGGTGAAGACCGGCGACGCCGGGGGGGAGGAGTTCCCCGCCTTCCGTGCCTTCTGGCTGGAGAGGCCGCGCGCCGGCGTCGACTCTCTCGTCGTCCACGCCATGCTCGACAGCCCGAGCGCGACCGCCGCCCACCGTTTTACCATCCGTCCCGGCGAGACGACTCTGATGTCGGTGGAGATGACGGTCTACCCGCGCGTCGACATTGATCAGGTCGGCATCGGCGCGCTCACCAGCATGTTCATGTTCGGTCCGAACGACCGGGCGGGCGTCGACGATTTCCGTCCCATGGTGTGCGACGCCAACGGCCTCGCCATCGTCACCGGCAGTGGCGAGCGGCTCTGGCGGCCGCTTTCCAATCCGCAGCGGCTGCAGATTTCCTCCTTCGCCGTGTCCGATCTCCGGGGCTTCGGCCTCATGCAGCGCCAGCGGTCTTTCTTCGACTATCAGGACCTTGAAGCCCGCTACGAACGCCGGCCGAGCGTCTGGGTCGAGCCGATCGGCGATTGGGGCGACGGTTCGGTGATGCTGATCGAGATACCCACACCTGAAGAGGTGCACGACAACATCGTCGCCTTCTGGCGCCCGCGCGAGCCGCTGCGCAAGGGGCGGGAATACAGCACCACCTATCGCGTGCACTGGGGCTGGTCCGGCCCGGATCGCTCCGATGTCGGCCGGTTCGTCGCCACCCGGGTCGGCGGCAATGGCGACCGGCGGCTGTTTGTGCTCGACGTGGTGGGCGACCAGGTGAAGGACCTGCCGAAGGAGAACCTCGCGGCACGGGTCACCGCTGGCAGCGGCGAGGTTCGCGATGTGGTGCTGCAACAAAATCCCGAAACCGGCGGCTGGCGCATCTCCTTCGTGCTGGAACCGCGCGGCGCCACATTGGCCGAACTGCGCGCTGATCTGCTGCGCGGCGAGGAACGCCTCGCCGAAACCTGGGTCTATCGGTGGACGGCGTGA
- a CDS encoding DUF2188 domain-containing protein: protein MSHIRYEIVEHDGGWAYKLGDVFSETHPTHDSALAAAREAAARQSISGETRPIAYQDRSGRWHEEVAQGGDRPEVKIEDHPARS from the coding sequence ATGAGCCATATTCGCTACGAGATCGTCGAGCATGACGGGGGCTGGGCCTACAAGCTCGGCGACGTCTTCTCTGAAACCCATCCCACCCATGACTCGGCCCTCGCCGCCGCCCGCGAGGCGGCGGCGCGCCAGTCGATTTCCGGCGAAACCCGGCCCATCGCCTATCAGGACCGCAGCGGGCGCTGGCATGAGGAGGTGGCGCAGGGCGGCGACCGCCCCGAGGTGAAGATCGAGGATCATCCCGCACGCTCCTGA
- a CDS encoding metal ABC transporter substrate-binding protein — MWHGSRRAVLRGLAVAGIVASGVTGLTAQESAPAAPKFKAVTTFTVIADMARNVAGDAAVVESITKPGAEIHNYAPTPGDIQRAQGAQLILWNGLNLELWFEKFFRNLKGVPSVVVSAGVDPISISQGPYSGKPNPHAWMSPTNALIYVDNIRDAFMKYDPANAATYAANASAYKAKIEAAVAPIRAELDAIPADKRWMVSSEGAFSYLARDFGLKELYLWPINADQQGTPQQVRKVIDAVRANKIPAVFSESTVSDKPAQQVARETGALYGGVLYVDSLSEADGPVPTYIDLLTVTTGTLEKGLAKGLSQ; from the coding sequence ATGTGGCACGGGTCGAGACGGGCGGTTCTGCGCGGCCTTGCGGTGGCCGGTATCGTTGCCTCCGGTGTGACCGGCCTCACGGCGCAGGAAAGCGCGCCGGCGGCGCCGAAATTCAAGGCGGTGACCACCTTCACCGTCATCGCCGACATGGCGCGCAACGTGGCGGGCGACGCGGCGGTGGTGGAATCCATCACCAAGCCGGGCGCTGAAATTCATAACTATGCCCCCACGCCCGGCGACATACAGCGCGCGCAGGGCGCCCAGCTGATCCTCTGGAACGGGCTGAACCTCGAACTCTGGTTCGAAAAGTTCTTCCGTAATCTCAAGGGTGTGCCGAGCGTCGTCGTCTCCGCCGGCGTCGATCCGATCAGCATCTCGCAGGGGCCCTATAGCGGCAAGCCGAACCCCCATGCCTGGATGTCACCCACCAATGCGCTGATCTATGTCGACAATATCCGCGACGCCTTCATGAAATACGACCCCGCGAATGCCGCGACCTACGCGGCCAATGCGAGCGCCTACAAGGCGAAGATCGAGGCCGCCGTCGCGCCGATCCGCGCGGAGCTGGACGCCATTCCCGCCGACAAGCGCTGGATGGTGTCGAGCGAGGGCGCCTTCTCCTATCTCGCGCGGGATTTCGGGCTGAAGGAGCTTTATCTCTGGCCGATCAACGCCGATCAACAGGGCACGCCGCAGCAGGTTCGCAAGGTGATCGACGCCGTGCGCGCCAACAAGATTCCGGCCGTGTTCAGCGAAAGCACCGTTTCCGACAAGCCGGCGCAGCAGGTGGCGCGGGAGACCGGCGCGCTCTATGGCGGCGTGCTCTATGTGGACTCGCTGAGCGAGGCGGACGGCCCTGTGCCGACCTATATCGACCTGCTGACCGTCACCACGGGCACGCTGGAAAAGGGCCTCGCCAAGGGGTTGTCGCAATGA